From Zymoseptoria tritici IPO323 chromosome 6, whole genome shotgun sequence, one genomic window encodes:
- a CDS encoding putative major facilitator superfamily transporter (MFS-MDR transporter belonging to the DHA2 subfamily. These type of MFS transporters are implicated in MDR and secretion of fungal secondary metabolites.), with amino-acid sequence MPLITEKPSSTQPNGTTQSLRSRSSTTPSRETTSMQTSAIAEPVRGPAEVKAVPAWRFACLSFGLGIGLFMSFMDGSITSTAIYSIGAEFGSMTKITWIALAYTLADVGLAIVFTSVANILGRFNTYLVAQFMFFAFSFGSGFAQTEDQLIICRTFQGIGGSGLYTIALIIWQEVSTLQTRKFIGGAIGMCIASGGVMGPILGGIITQNASWRWIFWINPPIMVLSTTLFIVAYPHGCGRLRPASFASVYKVDWLGTLLLIGGCVLPCFALMHAAEVPGSWNTGSFIGSMVGGLISWILLVVWGVYHTTKMPGRLDAAFPPHLFRNRRYAATTAGSLLIGLGYVACLFSIPLRVQTVHGKGPLIAGLTLLPLLCCSAVGSIMGSVLSPTKDRFGPTIMVGSAIMALGTGLLAILDDSAAIDPKIYGFQCLVGLGFGMTASASTLVANIESKMKDHAVAQGITAAARVFGGAVGLAASTTIRGDDVRIKLASISSAALQNLHLSYKNGDLTDEQILLVRKVYSDSYSKIFIMAAGIAAAGFLCSLFAWNGSTEPLGDRLLHKAELQEAWASEDAAAEKESEKSSEDVSDGSVLPSKV; translated from the exons ATGCCTTTGATCACGGAGAAACCCTCGTCGACGCAGCCAAATGGCACAACACAATCTCTCAGGTCAAGATCCTCGACAACCCCTTCGCGAGAAACGACATCGATGCAAACTTCAGCGATCGCTGAGCCTGTCCGCGGTCCGGCTGAAGTAAAGGCCGTTCCAGCATGGAGATTCGCATGCCTCAGTTTTGG TCTAGGCATCGGCCTCTTCATGTCCTTCATGGACGGCTCCATCACCTCAACAGCCATATACAGCATCGGAGCTGAATTCGGCTCCATGACCAAAATCACCTGGATCGCTCTGGCCTACACTCTTGCAGACGTCGGACTGGCAATCGTCTTTACCTCTGTGGCGAATATTCTCGGCCGATTCAATACGTACCTCGTTGCGCAATTCATGTTCTTTGCGTTTTCGTTTGGCTCCGGATTCGCGCAGACGGAGGATCAGCTCATCATCTGCCGCACTTTTCAAGGCATCGGTGGTTCTGGGCTGTACACTATTGCTCTGATCATCTGGCAAGAAGTGAGCACTTTGCAGACGCGGAAGTTTATCGGTGGCGCAATCGGGATGTGCATTGCTTCTGGCGGCGTCATGGGTCCGATTCTAGGCGGGATTATCACTCAGAATGCTTCGTGGAGATGGATCTTCT GGATCAATCCGCCGATCATGGTCCTTTCGACCACCCTCTTCATCGTAGCCTATCCTCACGGCTGCGGTCGTCTGCGTCCGGCAAGCTTCGCAAGCGTCTACAAGGTCGACTGGTTGGGAACATTGCTGCTAATCGGAGGCTGTGTGCTGCCCTGCTTCGCACTCATGCACGCCGCCGAAGTCCCAGGATCATGGAACACAGGCTCGTTCATCGGATCAATGGTCGGTGGACTCATCAGCTGGATCCTGCTCGTGGTATGGGGTGTCTACCACACGACTAAAATGCCCGGCCGTCTCGACGCAGCTTTCCCGCCTCATCTCTTTCGGAACCGGAGATATGCTGCTACGACCGCTGGGTCTCTTCTCATCGGTCTCGGCTACGTCGCATGCTTGTTCAGCATCCCATTGCGTGTCCAGACGGTGCACGGCAAAGGTCCATTGATCGCTGGTCTCACTTTACTCCCCCTGCTGTGTTGTTCGGCGGTCGGCAGCATCATGGGCTCTGTCCTCTCGCCCACTAAAGACCGATTCGGTCCCACGATCATGGTCGGCTCCGCTATCATGGCTCTTGGAACCGGTCTTCTCGCCATCCTGGACGACTCAGCTGCCATTGACCCGAAGATCTACGGCTTCCAATGTCTCGTAGGACTTGGATTCGGTATGACTGCGAGCGCATCGACCTTGGTCGCCAACATCGAATCCAAAATGAAAGACCACGCCGTGGCTCAAGGCATCACCGCCGCGGCGAGAGTGTTTGGTGGAGCCGTGGGACTGGCAGCTTCGACGACGATAAGAGGCGACGACGTTCGGATAAAATTGGCCAGCATCTCGTCGGCTGCGTTGCAGAACCTGCATCTGTCGTACAAGAATGGAGACTTGACGGACGAGCAAATCCTATTGGTGCGCAAAGTCTACTCGGACTCGTACAGCAAGATCTTCATCATGGCGGCGGGTATTGCGGCCGCTGGGTTCTTGTGCTCGCTGTTTGCTTGGAATGGTAGCACGGAACCGTTGGGAGATCGCCTGCTGCACAAGGCTGAGTTGCAGGAGGCTTGGGCGAGTGAGGATGCTGCTGCGGAGAAGGAGTCGGAGAAGAGTAGTGAGGATGTCTCCGACGGGAGTGTGCTACCTAGCAAGGTTTGA